The Actinomycetota bacterium genome has a window encoding:
- a CDS encoding SARP family transcriptional regulator encodes MKTATTPESQAQVDIRLLGPPEVRVTGHPMHVDTRKAVALLAYLAVIAGPVRREHLAALLWPELPEDRAKGALRRTLSVLRAALGGRGLVVGGHSISMDE; translated from the coding sequence GTGAAGACCGCAACCACGCCCGAGTCGCAGGCGCAGGTCGACATCCGGCTCCTGGGCCCCCCGGAGGTGCGGGTCACGGGGCATCCGATGCACGTGGACACCCGCAAGGCCGTGGCCCTGCTCGCGTACCTGGCCGTGATCGCGGGGCCGGTGAGACGTGAGCATCTCGCGGCGCTGCTGTGGCCGGAGCTGCCGGAGGACCGGGCCAAGGGAGCGCTGCGCAGGACGCTGTCGGTCCTGAGGGCCGCCCTTGGTGGACGGGGTCTGGTCGTCGGCGGACACTCGATCTCCATGGACGAG